The Ostrea edulis chromosome 1, xbOstEdul1.1, whole genome shotgun sequence genomic sequence cgagaatatcttgcTACAGggaaagtgttcccaacctgtttaataGAGAAAGTGTTCTTGTGCAGTGGTTATGCATAGTTCACTAGTTGACAActttcaaaattgttaatatgGTTCATGACCCAACATTTGAATTCTCCAAATGCCTGGTCACAATGGACATCATTTTTGAAGTTTTATAATTCATCAAAACAGGGCTCAAAATTTAACATATGcctgtcagtctgtgactggttaaaagtctggaggactgacatacatttgttttagtcagtccaatgggactggttaatttttaaagcatcattttggaaaatatacttgaaattttatacacatatttggcatgcttcgatttGTAGATACCAGATGAATctgattcataaatataaatcccacatttaagtgctacaatattgtctgaggcatattgagttaaatttcattttaaacatcaacgaaatatgtttaattatttttggaaaactctgttggactggtaaatttttctgtgcactggttaaaattataccccatcagtccggctggaatAATGACATAAAAAGGTATCTTCAAGCCCTGCAAAATGGATCACATTTAGATTTCCTTGTATAACGACTTTAAGTAATGTACCTTTCCTGGGAACTTGATTGTAACAGCACCATCTTAACATTTCAAGATTATTTAAAAGTAATTTATGGGATCCATCATTATTTGTGCTGATCACTCTATACCATAGTCATGATGGGATTATTCATTATTCACTTAATTATTAGTCCTtgcaattgaattgatgacTTTCAAAAATGTTCATGTGAAATGTCAGCTTACCATATTTTTGCACATAAAGATAAATGTAAAAAGTGAGCATTCAGCAATGTTTCTTacacattaaaaaacaaacagatGTTTCAACAGACACAAATTATTTAAACTACTTTCCACTGTAGTACTCTAAACAACTTTCTTCCTGCTTTCTGATCTTGAATTTTTCTTCCTTGCTCTTACCGTTGTGCAGGAAGAAGATATGGATATAATGTTCTTAATTACTTTAATTTTTAGTGACTGTAATAAATACTTTAGCATCGACATAGTGGTTTTGCATAGATGTTGTTCACCATGTGTGATATCTGATTTCCTTCATTAATTGAGGTATAATATCTAAAAGTGATCCAAAACTACCAATGATCTGTAAGCTCTGCATGATAAAATGACAATGCTATTTGTGTGTAAAGTGTGACATTGTATTCTCTATCaatgtataatgtatatcaaGCCCTTTTAAATCACACTGAGTTCTTTCTCCAGGTATAGGATCATTTACAATAGTTGATGGAAATAAAGTGAAAGGAGAAGATGTTGGAAATAAGTATGTAACAATGTTTAACACCTTGTACATTCTTTCAACATACTattttcagataaaaaaaaattatttgattttttttaaactttagaGACATTAGCAAAAGAAATGAGTAGGTTTTACATCAGTACTAAAGTCTTAAGGAAACTTATAGTATCAATCTTTGATTTTGTTCTGGTTTAGTTTAAGTTCAGGTGTTGCAGTTTAATTTTattagaattgaaaaaaaagaaccTATTTTATTGATACCTGTACTGTGTGGTTTTATATTTCAGTTTtttcttgtcacaagaaagcATTGGAGaggtatatataaaattttgctCCTAtgttttaaaggggcattagctgccAAAGTTATATTTGCCAAAGTGACTAAATTGGCTTTGCATTAAAGTCACCACTGACatatcatatcatacatgttgtTATAATTTCTTTTGTTCATACTGAAACAACGGCGACACATTATTGTATGGAAGTAAATAGTTGCAGAGAAAGTttttataattttcataaaattcacCTTTTTACACTATCAGATTGATTTCTCTTCATTTTTTTAACACACTCCAGCATTTTAATCACAGTTCAGAATTTGAACAGTTTTTACATCCTagttcacagctaatgcccctgtAACAACATCATTTACAGCAGAATTCTCATATCTTtaggttgttgtttttattattccCGTGCAAAAAAATTTTTGAAGATATCTTGTCAAtacatgttttttaaattagtcTAGAGCCAAAATTGCTACAGAGCTTCTGAATGAATTGAATGAGGATGTCAGTGGAGATTATGAGGATGAGGTTTGTATATCTGTAATGagatacaaaattaagacaAAATTAAAAGCACAATTTTTTCTATTAAAGTAAAGTTTGCCAATGAAAGAATGATACACATATTTCAATAATGGCTATATACTTTAACATGTTTAGTTTCCAGAAACTTTACTTCAAAATAATCCAGACTTCTTCAAGAAATTCACAATTGTTGTTGCAACTGGTCTTTCAGAAAGGTATGCTATTTTGCTTTATGTATTTGTGATTTATAATTCATCTAAGTAAGCTTTAAACTTTATTTAGTAATGTTGCATTTGTAAGAAGTTGCTATTCCATATTTAAAAATACTTGAAAAAGTATTTATTAATCAATGAAATAGGCCTTGTTAAGTTGATAAAATGGCAGTATCTATCAGTACTGTGTACAAATTGTAGGTTGGTTGAATAAAAGATATTCACAGTAGAAAAGATGATCTATTATTTTTCTAGCTTGTTTTTATAAATCTCTCACTAGGACACTTCTACAGTTAGCAGATGTTTTATGGCAACAGTCTGTTCCCCTACTTGTGTGTCGTTCCTATGGCTTTATTGGACACGTGCGACTTGTTATCAAAGAGCACACGGGTAAGATGTACAGTGgaatgaatttaaatttctgTTGAATGAACATTGATTTAGAAAACATTGATTTATCATAATTATATGACTGCTAGAGTACACTGTATGCTAAAATCTGTAAATTCTGGTTTGTATTATTGAAATGTAGCTCTTTTTAGAACTGGACACTTGAGGACCTCTTCCTACATATGTGTATCTCTATATAGAACTGGATATTTGAGGACCTCTTCCTACATATGTGTAGCTCTATTTTGAACTGGACACTTGAGGACCTCTTCTACATACTACATATGTGTAGCTCTATTTAGAACTGGACATTTGAGGACCTCTTCTACATACTACATATGTGTAGCTCTATATAGAACTGGATATTTGAGGACCTCTTCCTACATATGTGTAGCTCTATTTTGAATTGGACACTTGAGGACCTCTTCCTATATATGTGTAGCTCTATTTAGAACTGGACACTTGAGGACCTCTTCTACATACTACATATGTGCAGTTAATGTGTATTTTTATCTGACAGTGATAGAGTCACACCCTGACAATGCCCATGAAGACCTCCGACTTGATCGACCTTTCCCTGCCCTTATCAAATACTGTGATAGTCTTCATTTGGAGACCATGGACAAAAAAGTAAGCTGTACAGAAAAATCTAAGTAACAGGCTTATTTGATGGTGTTTATTTCAGAGGAGGTTATGTAAAGTGTGATAATAATTTTCTCTTATTCATGGGAATTTAAGCCCAGAGTCTGGGACTTGTTGATTCAGATTTGGGCTATGTAATTAGAAACACAGTAAGTTCGATTTTAGattaaaattaataatattGTTTGTAATATCATGGAagtgcatattgtgtttatttaaacatgtacatgaatgTTGTAAAGAGATGGGAAGCTTCAATCAGATTACAgtattataaattttgaaattcacaaCATACAGTTTAGACCTGTATATTTCTCACTTGGAACCTGACTTCATgtcctgaaaaaaaaaagattttgaatCCTTGGAGATTTCCATGTTTGCTTTGCATTTTAGTTTTTGAGATTCATAAGCAACTTCTTGTATTATCACCTCTAGGAATTATAGCACCATGAATTACaactacatgtgtatcaaaTGTGTTAAGGCTTAATgaactttttttaaattttgcaataCTCTTCTGTTTTGCAGGATCATTCACACACCCCGTGGTTAGTTCTAATCTATAAATATCTCCAGGAGTGGAAAAACCAGGTCAGAATTTAATTtgtaattatgttccccaaacaaagtttgggaacatattggttttactctgtttcttattattattatgttccccaaacaaattttgggaacatattggttttactctgtttcttattattattattatgtctccgaacacaaagtgtcggagacatattgtttttgctccgtttcttattattcttattttcttcttcttcttctttttattcctcagcttctttccagagaaatttgtccgctagattttatgaaagtctttcgacagatccacttcaaactttgtgagctgatagggggtcatgaggaggggtgcaatcaactttcaaaatggccgccgtttcaaaatggcggccaaaaacgtcaaaaaatcaaggttgtcggatttcaaccaaattttatttctagggtaatttggtgaccccgagttcattcccaccctcaaaaaaaatttttgagccgccattttcaaaatggccgccatataccaaaatatttaaaaatattaaaatctctacaacatttggtttctggagtaaatggagggtccacagttcatttctagcatcagtatttccttccaatctattttcgaatgtttcaaaatggccgccattgaagaaaatggcggccaaaaatcaattccgtcggatttcaaccaaacttactttctagggttttttgaggatcctgagtgcatatctggcatcaaaaaccatttctgacatggggaggtgttcggagacgtttgtgttggcatcccaacacagttatagctcgttattattattattctttctttattcttgtcacccttttttgtccacgagtgttctcagaaactactgaagggatcaagacgaaacctttttaggatgatagaatactctttgtagatgtgcggaacgaacgtcattttgtctgaaaatgcatgcatgtgcatgcacgtgcattggattttttgtttacaaactttggaatgcgtttatcttttttatttttcaatgaaatcgtttgatatttatattgcaggtataacttgagacccttaaccgtttggcatcgtcaaaatttcaattttgcacgcgcatgcacgtgtgcttcaatttgattggataatacaaaaccgttgataactttcatgaaaattaagacaatttgatgataattacaggataggtaaagattataaatatctacaaatctaagtttcaaaaattgaaaacgcgcatgcgcacgtacgtgcattgacatttgaatattcaattaattcaatgaccataacttttttgttttttgtcaaaatcttttcaaacttgtattgtatatgtatcttgatattcttaacaaaagtgtacagtcataattaccatccggcacgtgcatgcacgtgtgctaaattctgattggacgattttcaaatcgccataactttcttataaatgatggaaacaatatgaaatttatactgtaagtatatctatcaaatgtctattgaatgacatcaacattgatgctgagtcatgctcacgtgcccgtgtatgcacgtgcatagcttttctttcatttttcgggtactaaaatggtcataactattgaattaaaaactgaaatgaattcaaatttaccctgaggatctatgatatgaatgtctatgaaatggtgtcaacaaattttccattatcaaaatggcgtgcgcgtgaatgcgcgtgcattgtaacttttgacgtctaaatttaagtattggtctataacattttgagattgcaatgaataggtttgaaaattaggttgcaggtatgttttaggcctctcaatttattaatagtctcaaaatcacttccctgcatgcgcatgcacgtgcacttaattctgattggacgattttgaaatcccaataactttcttatgagtgaagcaatcgatatcaaattcatatagtaagtatattgttcaaatgtctattgattagcatcaacaaaattgctgtgtcgtactcacgcgcacgtgtatgcacgtgcattgatttcggtctttgcagttttgagttgccgttaatttctcgtttttcattgaacaattgtgaaacttctcttgtactcatatggtaagacttgtaatgtatcgagatggtcgaattatttatatgcacgtgcaagcacgtacgtgcacaaaactctcagatctttataactgatttgaactagtatggaatggactgaacgttaaaagatatatattcacatgctacacagtttgcaatggtcaaaacaacttgtactgatataaatgtcaccacttactaaatgggggaatgtttggggaacatatgtaacggtccccgttacaataagtactagttattgcACATTTACATACACTCCAAGGGAGACAAATCTGCTAacttcacatatatatatatatatatatatatatatatataatgtttaataatatatatgaatatagtgtttaaaattgtttacagtgctggaaatctttgatccgctccgttattgttatgtcgccaCACAAAGCTTTGTGTAGCGatataacaataacggagcggatcaaagatcttattttaatcagattgacctCCAAAATACTGGAGATTGGGAGTAATATCCTTTAGATATTTTGTGTTGATATTTCTTCAGCATGTAACGATAGAAAGAGccattttcaatcttttttttaaattttaagtaGAAAATAAGgaaaagttttactttataAAGGTTTATAATTGTTTCTACACTATATAGTATCATTGTAAGTCTATTTTGATTTCATAAATTGATATGacttaggggcaagatcaaaagatggataaaaatctaaattcaaatagttaggtgGAGGGGGATAAAAtctcccgtaagtttctgtcatccaaccgattacactttagtggaaaaagaaaaaagacgaGCGACTGTTAAAAACTACATGATAATTTTACATTCTAATGAACAATTAATAGTCCACTTTCATGTgagaataaacagtagaaaaggtatacagtgtataattaatttataattgtatgttaatttttaattgttaatcgattagtttcaacattcatcatattttgttttaaagggGGGAGGGGATCTtgttgaaaactatgtgaatttagttttttgtcagacattgaacttttgatcccGCCCCTTAGTTCGAagctatattttcaaaacaatataaCGTATTATTTACTACATTGTGATAGGTGTATACATttaattcaaaaaatattgcTGGCATAAATGGTGAAGAATATTCTTTGTTGGATCTTCATGCATTTCTGTATATTAGCATCACCCTCCAATGTGAATTTTATCCTTCAAGTACAACCATAATACTGAAAATATTAGAGATCAAGTGCATAATTTTTCTTTGTCTTCACAATCAGAACCATCAATCTTCATAATCAAAACCATCAACTATATTGACAAAGATCACAAACCATTCATACAACAGCATTGAACTGGTAGTATTTAAAGATTAGAAATTATGACACGGGCATGTGTGCTTCCTTATATTTATAGCCCCGTTGTGACTATTGGGGTAATGTTAAGTCTACTGATAAATTCCTttaaatgtgtaattttttaaagAGCAAATCTCAGAGCacattcaaaaataaattatctACTGCTTGTGGCTGATATTTTTGCCATGTACTGTACCATGCAAGCTGCTGGTCAGTTAATCACTGACGCATGCTATCAAAATTATAACGAGCTTGGTTTGAGACATTTTTTGGATGCTGAAAATTGGGAACCTTGGAGCAGATTCAGGAAATTAATCACATGAATGTGAACATCATTAAGTGAGCAGATTTAGGAGATTAATCACGTATCTGAACACCATTATGTGAGCAGATTTAGGAGATTAATCACATGAATGTGAACACCATTATGTGAGCAGATTTAGGAAATTAATCACATGAATGTGAACACCATTATGTGAGCAGATTTAGGAGATTAATCACGTATCTGAACACCATTATATGAGCAGATTTAGGAGATTAATCACATGAATGTGAACACCATTATGTGAGCAGATTTAGGAGATTAATCATGTATCTGAACACCATTAAGTGAGCAGATTCAGGAGATTAATCACGTATCTGAACACCATTATGTGAACAGATTCAGGAGATTAATCACGTATCTGAACACCATTATGTGAGCAGATTCAGGAGATTAATCACATGAATGTGAACACCATTAAGTGAGCAGATTTAGGAGATTAATCACGTATCTGAACACCATTATGTGAGCAGATTCAGGAGATTAATCACATGAATGTGAACACCATTATGTGAGCAGATTTAGGAGATTAATCACGTCTCTGAACACCATTATGAAGCCTGGTTCTGTTTTTCAGCATGATGGTTTACCACCACAGAACTATAAAGAGAAAAACCAGTTAAAGCAAATGATAAGGGAAGGTAATGATGATAGAATGTAAATCAAGCAGAAAGGactctttaatttattgtgtcAGCTGTGAATCCTACTAACATATAGGGATTACTTGTTCtgttgtctgtttgtctgtcacATTCTAGAACATTAAAACTGTAAGAGATGGGGCTTTGATAGCTAACATGTGTATTACTTGTTGTTTGTTTTCCTTAGTTAGAACATATTGTGAGAAATTGAACTTCAATATTTAGCATCGTATTTCTTGTGTGAGGGTCATTGAATACATATACCCCTCAACACCGGTTCATCCATCGTCCTTCGGTCACTCCCCAGAAGTTTGTAATTATTTAGCATGTGTCTTCTTTTTGTGAGAATCATTTGATGTATACCATGTTTAATGATGTCATAATAAGTGACACATGTTCCTTGGAATGCTCAAGTTTTACTTAGAAAATGAATACATTCATGTGCAGCTGTGTTCGAAATGTAAAGTTGTGTACGGAACAGTAAATATGTAGATTATTGTTATTTATAACTAAAATTAAATAACCACAGTTAGAATTGTGTACAGAACAGTAAATATGTGGTTTATTGATTGTTATTTATAACCAAGATAAAATGTAACATCTATATGGATCATCAACATATATAACCAAAATTAAATGTCcactgtaaatatatatgtatgagattccatttgttatttattaccaaaattaaatgtaaatatttaagcTTGCTCAAAGTATAAATACCTCAAAATGTTGCATTTTGATCTGATCCAGGCACGAGGAAAAATGCAGATGGTGTCCCAGAAGACGAGGAAAACTTTGATGAAGCAGTAAAAAGTGTCAACATGGCTTTGGTTCCAACAAAAGTAATGTGGAAAAGTGTTTGATACATATGGAAGCCcatttgtttaatttgaaataGCAGGCTTCTGTAGTTTGATATGGTGTATGTGTTGCTTATTTATGGTTTACTTTAGATATCAAAGAGAGCACTAGagcattttgtattgttttacaGATTCCTAGTGTAGTGGAAAAATTATTTAATGATCCAAGTGCAATGAATCTTACTTCAGAGGTAAAGTAATTGAAttggaattttgaaaataacttTATGCATACATGTTTGTGTTTTCTGCTTATATGAATTGAGGATGAGACAAGTGACTCATAATTCATGATCATATGACCCATCTTTTGCAGAGCAAACCATTTTGGATTTTACTAAGAGCTGTGAGGGAGTTTGTTGAAAATGAAGGAAAGGGTAATTTGAAATaatcatttttttaatgttgagATATGACTGTTCCTAAAGAGTAatgttatttacaatatttgttcAAGAAATCTGAATGTGAAAGGAAGTGGGACGGTATCCTCTGAAGATATGTCACACAGTGAATGCTTTGCCTGCAATGAAAATACAGTAAACACTGTAATCTGACACCTATGCAGTCCATTTCACTGAAATTCagctttaattacatgtagctcACACAAATCAATGGCTCAAGTGAGCTCttctgatcaaagtttttcCTTTGTCTGTTGTTGTTGTCATTGTtgacttttcacattttcgactttttctcAAGATACCTCTATGtttgccaatttcaaccaaacttagcccAAAGTGTTTCTGTGTTCAGAAGATTGagatttgtttaaatgaaggactGTGCCTCCTTCCATGGAGAGATGATTAGGGAAGAGTCAAAATAAGGTGGTTTGATGCTGATTAAAAATTCCCCTCATGAACCATTATTGAAAGCAGatttgtcaaaatatgtatgaaagctttcttatttTGAGAAGACTCTAGTTGTTCAAACCTTGAACCCAGGGATTTGAAGTTTTACAAATCGTATAAAATCTCCCCAAGAACCCCATTGAAACCTGCAAATTCTCACTATGATATGCTTCTTCATGTATTGTAGACTCAAAGTTTGTGTGACCCAAGGGAGCAGTGTATGACTACAATAGAGGTTTAAAGTTTGCTtatgaatatataggaaatatccttaaaatcttcttctcaagaatgaCAAGGTTATAACTTGTCAAATTGATATGTAAGCAACCTTATGAAGTTGTTTGACCCTTAATACTCCAAGGCCAGGATGACACCACAATAGGGGTTTGAATTGGTATGTATGAATATAGAGGAGATGTCCCTGAGAAAATCTTCCAAGAACCATGAGGTTAcatcaaatgaaaggtgaagataacaaccagtgatcaatctcgtaactcctataagcaatacaaaatagagagttgggtaaacacggactcctggacacaccagaggtgggatcaggtgcctaggaggagtaagcatcccctgtcaaccggtcacacccactgtgagccctaaaatgcaatatgcaagcatcatgtAATGTGAATTTGATTTTGTCCAAACTTTGACCCACTGGAGCTACATTGATAATAATTTTATGGAAGTACATTAAGAAATCTTCAATGGACTACCAAGCTGCAATTTTACAAATTGATTGGCAATGATTCCCTTTTAGTGTAAGTTTATTGACAATGATTCCCTTTTAGTGTAAGTTTATGCAGATCATATCGCCTGTGGCCACAGTAAGGTAACTTTAAAGTCACAAATTTCTACAGATTTTATCAAGAATCACAGGGGATACAGTAATGTTAcagttttgttaaaatgttatttataaaacatccacttatatgtaatattaaaagTTCTGCTGCACACTACTTCGAGCAAAGGTTGGGACCACTATGAGGGACAATAAAGGTTTACATAAAAAACAAGATTATATAAATGTAGAATAGTGAAgaattttaagaatcatgaccCCATGGGCCAGAGTTGTCCTTTTGTGTAAATCCAAAGATTACCTGTTGTTAGACTTTAAGAATCTCTCCAACACTTACAACAACTAAATAATTGTACAttgccaaaaataaaaacaaagcaagAACTGGAGATCAACACCTTGAGATATGTTTGAATTATGGAAGATTCTCATGAGTGAACATGTGCTATTCAATAGGGTTTGCATACAAAAGTATTAACATGAGCTCTCttgaagtttttcaaaaatgataatgaaaacATCCTAAGACATGTTAAGATATTCTTACACAAATGACATTGTTGAGctgttgtttgtgtgtgtgtgtgctatATCTGTGTATGAGCATTaattcaggtgagcattgtggcccatgaacctcttgtttttgttcccagccatcttttttttttgttcattaCACTTTGCATTCTGGCATCTTGTATAATCGAACACTAGCACATGTATCAGAACAGACAGTTTTCATTCTACAGTACACATCATAATGACATTTGCGAACTGAATTTTCAGGGAAATGTTGGCAGACTTGGCACATCATTCcttgtcttctttttttattcAGGTGCTCTGCCATTACGAGGAAGTATTCCAGACATGACATCAGATTCTGAAAGATATATCCAACTTCAAAATGCGTATGTTGAACAGGCTAATAAAGATGTTGCTGTTATAACGGACAAAGTTAACATGTTAACATCCAGTCTAGCTAAGGTAGGTTACACCACTAAAAAAGCGTGTTTCTTTCAACTGCGTGGGTAGAAGTAGGTGGTCTTTTTGCCTTAAAGCATACAAATCTTCTCCTAGCTACTAAACTCACATGCACAATTATTGGGCCAGATTTTATAGAGCAAGACTATATTTGTGTTGTTTCTGTTTTAATGAAATGAGTTTTCAATTGTTTCGAGTTCAAAAACGAATATTAATAAATTGTCACTTCTGTAACTTTTATGGAGAGTTTAGCAGTAGTGAAGGTTAAAACAATTTGCAAGGGcataacaaatatcaaaatatcaaattaattttgaggtTTCTGTCAGGTGTTAAAGTAGACACGCTACCTGTCAGTCATGTGACTATTCTGATTCCTGTCAGTTTCAATGCTGTTTCTTTTTAGGAGATAAAGCAGAGGGACATAGGGCCTGAGTTTATTCATGTAGGCATTAAATTTTGACTTGTTATCCATACCTTTTAAGTTCACTATTTGCTTAATCATTACCACCAAACATATTCTCTATGTAATCAATATGCAACTTGCATTGCAGGTAATAGAAAACATCCTTAAGTGATGAAACATTTTCTGGATATCAATCTGAATTTGAAATGATGACATTTGTGTCTCTGAAGTTGTGTTATTTTtagttgtacatgtaactacagtaaaacatgattataccaaacttcattatatccagtataattttcattattatcCCCTCATAGGAGAATAACTATCACTTCGGAATAAGCTTGGATTCATTATAAGCAAGTTTGTTATAAGCATGTATTACTGTAGGTGGgatcttttaaaaagattaaaacATAGACAATATGTTTTGAATGCTCTTGTGCTAGAATCCAAGTTCATTGACATGCAGCATCTGCCGAGTCATGCCTGAAATTCATTAAATGGTGTTTCCATTTGTTCAGAGCAAGCATTTCTGATCTCATCTGTCAGTTGTCAGTCAGCTTTCATGGAGTCCTGTACTTTTCACTGTCTGGTCCATCCATCTGTCCTAAGTTTTCTTTTTGGTTTTTTCTTTGCtaatcacattttgtccggccatgaacttttaacattttttacttttcCAGAACTACAGGGTCAATTTCACCCAAACTCGCAATAAAATATTCTTGTTTGAAGGGatttaaattgttcaaatggaGGGTCACAccttttcaaaaagtagatcattaagaaataaagaaaatatagtagcatctttaaaaaaaattcttttcaagaaccactggaccaaaaaAGGCaaaatttatgtgaaagcttcctcaATGAGTGGagattcaaactttttaaaatcatagcaCCTGGGGCTAGGATGGAGGCACAAATAGGggtattaaagttttacatgggggatatataggaaatatctttaaaaatcttctcaataacaaaAGGTCCACGATTAGTCattttaatatgcaagcatccatactggtagtgcagattaaagtttgtttgtatCATGACTTAGGAGGTCAGAGAGGGTAGGGCTATAAAAATTTTACATGgcaatacaatgtatatagcaGGTCTGATATTTGTTACCCGCAGGTGCTGCAGATTGAAGTTTCTTCATATCATgataagggggagggggtaggatgggacccgagtaagggatcaaaatttgaatCTTCGAAaaaat encodes the following:
- the LOC125648660 gene encoding NEDD8-activating enzyme E1 regulatory subunit-like isoform X1, translated to MAAKGRSGLDKNNKYDRQLRLWGDHGQTLLEQARVCLVNVTATGTEIIKNLILPGIGSFTIVDGNKVKGEDVGNNFFLSQESIGESRAKIATELLNELNEDVSGDYEDEFPETLLQNNPDFFKKFTIVVATGLSERTLLQLADVLWQQSVPLLVCRSYGFIGHVRLVIKEHTVIESHPDNAHEDLRLDRPFPALIKYCDSLHLETMDKKDHSHTPWLVLIYKYLQEWKNQHDGLPPQNYKEKNQLKQMIREGTRKNADGVPEDEENFDEAVKSVNMALVPTKIPSVVEKLFNDPSAMNLTSESKPFWILLRAVREFVENEGKGALPLRGSIPDMTSDSERYIQLQNAYVEQANKDVAVITDKVNMLTSSLAKEIKQRDIGPEFIHGVSITDQEIKLFCKNAAFVQVLRCRSLAQEYNSQTANTQDIGSHLEDEDEESELIYYVLLRGVDRFYEEYNRYPGGDNDQVEPDVQLLKGVITKLTHEWGLTSTVKEDYIHEICRYGASELHTVASVIGGSAAQEVIKIITGQFIPIDNTFIYNAVKQTSLTITL
- the LOC125648660 gene encoding NEDD8-activating enzyme E1 regulatory subunit-like isoform X2; the encoded protein is MAAKGRSGLDKNNKYDRQLRLWGDHGQTLLEQARVCLVNVTATGTEIIKNLILPGIGSFTIVDGNKVKGEDVGNNFFLSQESIGESRAKIATELLNELNEDVSGDYEDEFPETLLQNNPDFFKKFTIVVATGLSERTLLQLADVLWQQSVPLLVCRSYGFIGHVRLVIKEHTVIESHPDNAHEDLRLDRPFPALIKYCDSLHLETMDKKDHSHTPWLVLIYKYLQEWKNQHDGLPPQNYKEKNQLKQMIREGTRKNADGVPEDEENFDEAVKSVNMALVPTKIPSVVEKLFNDPSAMNLTSESKPFWILLRAVREFVENEGKGALPLRGSIPDMTSDSERYIQLQNAYVEQANKDVAVITDKVNMLTSSLAKGVSITDQEIKLFCKNAAFVQVLRCRSLAQEYNSQTANTQDIGSHLEDEDEESELIYYVLLRGVDRFYEEYNRYPGGDNDQVEPDVQLLKGVITKLTHEWGLTSTVKEDYIHEICRYGASELHTVASVIGGSAAQEVIKIITGQFIPIDNTFIYNAVKQTSLTITL